The genomic region GAGGTCCCAGGAAAATTCCGCGCAGGAGGCCAATCTGCAGCGCGGTTCGCAAGGCAGAGAGAAGGCGCCATCAGGGACCATTTCAAGAAAGTTGCTGATTACATGAAAGAGCAGTTCCTCAACGCCCCCCACCTCAAGGGCATTTTGGTCGGCGGACCTGGCCCGACAAAATATGATTTTGTTGATAGCGGCACGATTACTGACCAAGTGAAGCAGAAAATCATTGCAATAAAGGATTTGAGCTACACTGAGGACTTTGGGCTGCAGGAGCTTGTGGACAAAAGCCAGGACGTCCTCAGCCAGGAGGGCATCGCTGAAGAAAAAGCCATCATGAACAAGCTCTTTGAGATGCTGGCAAAGCATCCTAACGCAGTGGCGTATGGGTTCACAGAGGTGATGAAGCGCCTGGAGATGGGAGCGGTTGCCATAGTCCTCGTCTCAGAGGCAATGGAAGACGAGAAGATTGAAAAGATAGAAGAAGAGGCAAAGAGATACTCGTCTGAGGTAAAGATTATTTCAGTTGAGACCCGGGAAGGGGTCCAGCTCAAGGACATTGGGAAGATTGCGGCAATTCTGAGATATGAGATCCAGCAGTAAGTATCAGCAGTGAGAGTATGGACATCGTTGAGGAAGCATTCCATGGGCTCTATCCAGGCAGGCCATACACGTATGCATCTTCAGTGAAGTATTCCTGGCAGCTCAAGGATTATAACTCGAATATCAGGTTTTCTGGCAGCAATCTGGCATTCCACCTGAACAAGAAATGGAGAAAAGTAGACAAGGAGATACGCTTAGGCCTGATTCAGTCGCTGCTTTCGCAGATCTTCAAGACAAGAAGACGGACGATAGAGATGGAGTATTACAGCTCATTTATCAAGCATCTCCATCTAGCTGTGCCGAAGACAAACGTGGACGAAAGGCTTGCCGAAGTGTTCGGGCAGCTGAACGAGCAATATTTCAATGGGATGCTCGAGATGCCAAATCTGGCAATGGGGAATTCAACGACATCCAAATTAGGCTCATACGAGTACGCCAGGGATCTCATCACTATCAGCTCAATCCTTGCAGATCATCCAAAGCTTTTGGAATATGTGCTTTTCCATGAGATGCTCCACAAAAAATATAAGTTCTCCAGCAAAGGAGAACGCACAATCCACCATCCTCCTGAGTTTCTTGCAGAGGAAAAGAGATTTCCAAATGCCCAGCAGCTCGAGCAGGAGTTGAGCAGAGTTGCCAGAAAGGCAAAGGGATGGAGCTGGCTGATAGGCGCCAGAACATAACATTTATATAACATCGTCTGAACCTTTCGTTGTGGTTGCCAAGCATCTCCCTCTTGCAGCAATGGAGAAGATCCTTAAAAAAGGAGGAGCTGAGCGTGTGGGGGAAACCGCAAAGGCCGCTCTCAGGGACATCCTGGAAGAAAGGGCTGAAGCCACTGCAAGGCTGGCGGTCAGGCTTGCGAGCCACGCAGGCAGAAAAACAGTGAAGCCCGAGGATATTGCGCTGGCTGCAAAAGATCCATCAGGCAAGGGTTAAGGAAAAGCAAGGATTGGCCGAAATACAAAAACTTAAAAAAAGAGGGAAAATAGCGTAAGGTGAAGCAGGAATGGAAGGGACAAAGTTTACAAGCATCGGCTCGCTGAAGATAGGAAACTATATTGTCATAGAGGGTGTAGCCTGCAAAGTTGTTGATATCCAGATATCGCGGCCAGGAAAGCACGGTCATGCAAAAGTTCGCTTGACTGGGACTGGCCTTATTGACGAGAAAAAAAGGGTGATCGTCGCCCCCGGGCATGACAATATCGAAGTCCCTATTGTCGATAAGCGATCGGCGCAGGTATTGTCAATCGTTGGGGAAAAGGCAAATGTTATGGACTCGGAGACTTATGAGACATTTGATCTTGCAATCCCTTCGGAATTGCAGGGAAAGCTGGCCGAAGGAAGCAGCGTGATGTATTGGAGCATCCTTGGCCAGAGAGTGATGAAGCAGATAAAAGGAGATTGACTATGGTAAAATTCCCAGAAGCGCAGGCTCGTTTGTTCAGGAATAAATTTATTTGCAAGATCTGCAAGACCGCAGTCCGGGCAGAGAATCGTTTTGTTCTTGCCGGAAAGATCAAATGCAGAAAGTGCCAGGCAAGAAAGCTGCGACCGGTTAGAAAAAAATGAATAGTGAGCTGGTTGCAACAGGTATTCTCTTTTTTCTCCTACTAGGGCTGCTTTACTGGAAAAGGAAATTCATCACGATCGAAAAGATTTTCTTTCCGGTGCTCTATTTTGCCATGCTCCGCACAGGCCTCGGTCTTAAGCTCATGGACCGCCTGGCAAGGCGCATGCCCCGCTTTTGGAAGGCGGTTGGCATCCTGGGCATTATTGTCGGGTTTCTCGGCATGGTCCTTATTGTTGTTGAACTGGCAATAAACTTCATCCAGATTCTTGTGACTCCCGAAGCCGCTCCGGGGGTTGGCTTGGTTCTTCCCTTCCGGCTGCACGGAGCGATCTTTGTTCCACCGCTCTACTGGATTCTTTCCATATTCTTTCTGGCAGTGATTCATGAGTTTTCCCACGGCGTGCTTGCCCGGGTCTACGGCATACCGTTAAAGTCAAGCGGGTTCGCAGCAGTGTGCTTCTTCATTCCGATCATACCTGCAGCGTTTGTCGAGCCGGATGAGCAGGAGTTGGGAAAGAGGCCTGCCTGGCAGCAGCTTTCAGTATTTGCGGCAGGCCCCCTTGCAAACATCGTCGCCGCGTTTCTTTTGCTATTCCTCTTGGGGCAGGTTGCACAGCCCATAGTTCAGGCAATGAACTCCCAAGACGGGATTGAGATCACGGGGTTTGATGAGGGCGGAGGATCTTCTCCTGCAAAGGAAGCGGGGCTGGAAGCTGGAGACATCATCATTCAGGCAGGGGAGAGGGAAATTAAAGACTACGACGACCTCATAGGGGTATTCAATGCAACACAGCCAGGAGACCGGATGCAGGTTTCAACTGCCGCAGGAAAGTCTGTTGAGATCACGCTTGGCTCTCATCCCACAAACGAAGGCAGGCCATATTTGGGTATTTTTCTCGACCAGCACACGTCAATAAAAAAAGAGTACGAACCATTGCGGGGTGTGAATGGCGGGTTGATATGGGCGGCAGGAAATCCATACAAGCTCAGCTTCTATTCCCAGACAGGGCTCCTTGGCTGGATGTGGATCCTGAACCTTGGCATCGGACTCTTCAATCTTGCGCCTCTCGGACCGATTGATGGCGGAAGAATGCTGAAGGTAGGTCTCGAGACGATGTTCAGAAAAGAAATCGCCGCCAGCATCTGGAAATGGACAGGAATCACGGTTCTTGGCATAATCCTGTTCAGCCTGACTACTGCATTCTTCTGATGCGATTCACCTAAAACTCAAAAACATTCTTTTTCTCTTCCCTGAGCGCAGTTGGCGCTCCGCCTCCGTGCCAGCTCACCCGCGGCCGAATCCGCATTGGGTACATCCTTTCGTTCACATCATCGAAAGCTATGGCTGAGCCAACAACACGGGGGAGATAGTTGAACTGGGTGTCTAAGCCTTCACGCATGTAGCTTTGCATAAGCATACCAAGCGCTTGGATATCAACGTTCGCGGTGATCCGATGCGAGATGACAATATCAGACTGCGTCATGACGTCGGTATGGATCTTTCCCGGCTGCTGCGATGCAAGAACAAGGGAGATTCCGGGCTGCCTTCCTTCCCGAAGGATCGTGATCAGGCTGTCCGAAGCTGCGGTTTTGCCCTTGTTGGGAAGAAACTCGTGCGCTTCATCAATGATGATCCACACCAGCGGCTCCGTGCTGGCCTCATCTTCTCCTTCAAAAATTGCCTCCCGGCTCTTCCTGATGGCCTGATATTCCTCTGCTTTTCTGGACACCATGCGGTCGATAAAGAGCTTCTGGGTCAGCAGACCGACAACCAGCGCCCGGATGTTCTCTGCACCGGGAACAACTGCATAGGCGCTCACATCAAGGATGGATATCTGGCCTCCTTTCACGATCCGGTCAATCTTAATTCCTTCTTCAGAGAAAAGGCCCCAGTGCTCAGCAACCTGGAAGCGGTTATCTGCAGCATCTCTCACAGCCTGCTCAACCTTGCCCTCAACAGAAAGCTCGGCGCGAATATCAAGGAGAGAATAGTTCTTTCCCTCGTCCTGCAACTTTCCGATGACCCTCTCAATCAGTACTCCAAGAGGGCTGTTGATATCAATGCCGAACGCATGGCACCAGTCAAATGCGCTCAATTGGGAGGGCTGGAGGCTAAAAGGGTAGTCTACCGGGATGCCTTTTTCCTTGAATTGGCTGAAGTATCCGACGGGGGCAAAAATCAGGGGGGACAGCGGCTTCCCCTTGATTCCCCACTCCTCAAGCAGCTCTTCTTCCTGCTTATTCGGATATTTCATGGTCCAATAGATGCCCATCGTGTCAAGGATGACTATCGCCAGCCTATTTGCGATCTGTTCTGGCAAATGGGCCATGCCTTCTGCAATAACGCCCATAGTGTAGGACTTTCCTGATCCCCTCTTGCCGCAGATAAAGACAGCATGAGATTGGGAAACATCCATATAGATCGGGTTGGAGAGGGAGGTCGTTTGGCCCATCTTCACATAATGCTTGCCAAGCAAAATCGTCCCCTCTTTCCCGAATTTCTGCTTCTGAGCCTCGTCTCTGCCAAGGATGATATCATAAACCATGAAGAAGCGTTACCGGCATTCCATAATAATCTTTTGCACTAACTAAAGAATAGTAAAGTTTATTAACAAACTGCATTCCCCCGGCGGTGAAATGCCAGCCCATGATGAAGACATTGAAGAACACTATGATTGGGAAGATGATCTCGACCTGATTGGAGGGGAGATCAGTCATTCTGAGAAGGAGAGCCATTCTGAAAAGAAACAGAAAAAATCCAAAGAAACAGAAAAAAAAGTTAAGCGCGAGGAACCAAGGCCAAAAAAAGAGGAGCCAAAAGAGGTGAAGAAAGAATCTCAAGAGGATAGTGGAGATCTCTTCTCTGACTCAGTCTCTGATTCGGAGTTCTTGGACAAAGAGCCCCGGAAATCCAGCTTCGGCCTATGGGTTGCTGGCATCATCATCTTTCTGATATTTGGGGGAGCAACATGGTATGTGCTGGCACCCGAACAGATCGCTGCAAAGAATGCAGGAGTCATCAATGGCGTTCCAGTCACAGAAGATCAGCTTGCTACGCAATATGAGATATTTTTTCTCTTTAGTGGGCTTCCCGAAGGCTACCGCGATACCATGGGCAAAGAAGAATATCTGGATCAGATCCTCACCAATGAAGTCCTGCTCATAAGCGCGGCTGAGGCCCAGGGCATTGAGATTATGGACAGCGAGTTGCAGCAGGAATACCAAAATTTCCTGAAGGGCAATGGCCTTACAGAGAGGGTTCTGGAGCAGCAGCTTGCTGAGAAGAAACTGGAGTTGGGTGATATCAAGCAGTTCATCAGAAATCGGATGCTCATGGCCGGATTTTTGGACAAGAATGTTTTCAGCGGAGTAACTGCCGCAGAAGAAGAGCTTACGCAGTATTTCCAGCAGAATGTGCCTGCAAAGCAAGAGCGTGTCAAGGCTTCGCATATACTGGTAACGACGAAGGAAGAGGCTGAACAGGTAGTTCGCAAGCTCAAGGCAGGCGAGGACTTCGCAGAACTTGCCAGAAACCTATCAATTGATCCAAGCGCAAAAGCCAACAACGGATCTCTTGGATATTTTGGAAAAGGCGTAATGGTGCAGGAATTTGAATCTGCTGCGTTTTCACTTGATGTTGGAGAGATTTCTGACCCTGTTCAGACTCAGTTTGGGTTTCATATTATAAAGGTTGAGGACAGGAAAGATGAGATTACCCTTGACGATGTTCGCAGTGAGGTGGAGGCAAATGTCGTCAGAGGCAAACAGGAGCAGGCGCTTCAGGGCTTCCTGGAGCAGATGCGCGAGCGCGCTGATATTAAGATTGAGGAAGAAAGCAAAGACGGCAGCTCTGCATCAGACCAAAAATCAGGCCAGAAAAGTGAGTTCACGCCAACAGGCCAGGCAGCTTGCACTGAAGACGGGAAACCGGTTATAAGGATGTTCTCGGCTTCACGTGATCCTCAAAGCTGGAGCAGAGAGGCATTTAATTCGCTTGCCATCCAGTACCCTGATGCCGTAGTTTATAGCTGGGAGCTCGACACAGGAGACAATCTTGTGACTCCGGAAGAGGAGCATTCAGTCCCTCAATCTGAAGTGGACTTATTTATCAAGTACAGCCCGAAAAGCCAGGTTCCTGCATTTGTTTTCAGCTGCCAGTATGTTCGGATCGGGAATGCCTTCTCAGAAAGAAGTGAACAGGCCGAACTCCAGGAATTTAAGATGATGATGGAAAGGGTTCTGTGAGACTTTGCGAGATTGTTCTGAGATGGCTACCCATAGGACTCCATGTTACAGTCTCAAATAAACATCCTCCTAAAAGGTAAGAGATAAACAAGAGAAATAAAAAAGAATAAAAAACTCTAGCCCAGGTCTCCAACTGTCAGCACCCCAAGACGGGTTTGCTCTGACCGGATCTTGGAGTCCATGCCTATCAGGTATTTTACATTGCTCCGCTCAGCTGTTTGGGTCAGGAGCCTGTCCACAACACCATCAAAGATGATTGCATACACTCCTGAGGTAAGGCTCTTAAGCGTGGTCACAAGTTCAGTGACAGGCACCTTGCCAAGGATAGTGAGTTTATCATCAAGGAGGTACGCTCCTCGGGTTCCCACCAAATCGTCAAGCATGGTTGAAAACGCCTTTTTCATATCTGGATGCAAGGAAGTTTCGGAGGGTGTGCTCACAGGCTGGCTTGCAGGCTGCCGGTGTTGAGGCCTATCTTGGTATTTTTCCTGGTGCTTCGACATATCTGCGCTCCGCACAAGCTGGCGCACATAATTGCGGTTGCCGGCCTGCTGGTTACGCTCCAATTCCTTTGAAAGTTCCATCTTTGCCTGCTCAATAGCGATCCTGGAACGCAATGCCTTATGAATCTCCTTTTGAGTGATCTCCTCAACCTCCTTCCCGTCAGGAGCCCGAGTGACAAAATCAATGTCTGCGACCTCGAGCAGCTCTTTCAGGATGAGGTTTCCACCTCGGTCCCCATCCACAAAAACTGTCACGATTTTTTCCTTGGAAAGATCGATGATAGTCTGGGGAACGCTGGTGCCGTTCATTGCAATAGCATTCTTGATACCGTGCTTGAGAAGATTCACAACATCGGCTCTTCCTTCCACCAAGATGCATTCGTTGGAGTCAGCAATGCTCGGCCCGGCAGGAAGCCGGTCTTTGCCATATTCCTGAATCTCCATGACTCGGACAGAGTAGGCGACCTCGTCTGCAAGCTCCCGTGAATCGGGAAGCACAGACTCTGTCAGAGTCCTCAGGAGCTCCTTAGCCCGATTGATGACAAACATACGCTTAGCGACACGCACATCCTCGATGTTAAGGACATTGACCTTGGCATTGCAAGGGCCAATCCGCTGGATGATCTCAAGAGAAGCTGCAACGATTGCGGTTTCTGCTTTGTCCAGAGAAGAAGGGATGATAATCTTGCCCCCAGTCTTCCCATTCCGGGTGTCAACATCCACCTCAATCCTTCCAATCCTTCCAGATCGCTGAAGCTCCCGCAGCTCAAGCTCGGGACCCAAAAGGCCTTCAGTCTGCCCGAATACTGCTCCGATAACGTCAGGCTTGTCAACAACCCCTTCAATGTCAATTGAGGTGTTTATGATATATTTTGCCGATAAAGGGCTTATTTTTCCCATGGTAATCACCTGTTGTTAGTGATACGACTTTAGAACAAGCTTTACATTGGCTCCGTGCGCGCAGGCACCTCATCTACCCCAACCCATAAGGAAATAAGGAATGTAAAACAGTTCTAAGGATATCACCGTATGATTTTGAATATGTGGCCCGTGCACTAACCCCCAGGCTCATAGCTTGAATTTATCGTAAGCTCGACGTGGGTACTCTTGTGACGGGCTTGACTGTGAAACATCACTGATTGGATAATCAATGATAGAAAAAGGAGGGGTTTGCGGCAGTATTTAAATGTATGCTTGAGTATGGCTGCTGCATTTTGGAGACGTTTTCCACAACGCTTAAAAAAGAAGGATTATTCATAAATATTCACGAAACTGTTCAAGCCCCGTTGGTGTAGTCCGGTCAATCATTCAGCCCTTTCGATGCAAAAAGAAAGGCTGGGACATGGGTTCAAATCCCATACGGGGCATTTGCGGAAAGGTTTATAAATAAACCAAAAGCATCTCCCCAAGGATGAAGCGAAGCTCAAGGCGTTGGAAGAAGAAAAGACAAATGCGCTGGAAATGGCAACGAAAGCGCATGAAGAAAGAAAAACGGCTCCGAGCACGCAAATAGCGCCATTCAGTAGAAATGTTTAAATACTACGTCGAACTTTCATATTTCTCCAAAATCGCCTCCAGGTTAATTTTCTTTTGATGTGTACTTGATTGCAACATTAAGTATGAAGAAGGTTTATCGAATTGCGACCAGTAAAATCCCGTTGATCCTGCGGGAGATTGCTGCTATTAGGATTCGACTAAGCCATGCAAGTCTTCTCGCAAGAGAGGCAGAATGCTCAGTAACACGTCGATAATCTACCTTTAGGTCAGGGATAACCTTGGGAAACTGAGGGTAACACCTGATAGGATATGAGTATTGGGACATCTTATATCTGAAAAGCAGTGCCTAAAGATGAGTCGGCGGTCGATTAGGTCGTTGGCGGGGTAATGGCCCACCAAGCCAAAGATCGATAGGGGCCTTGAGAGAGGGAGCCCCGAGAAGGGCACTGAGACACTGGCCCTAGCCCTACGGGGTGCAGCAGGCGCGAAAACTCTACAATGCACGCAAGTGTGATAGGGGAATCCTAAGTGCTCATGTTTAACATGGGCTTTTGCCAAGAGTAAATATCTTGGCGAATAAGTGGTGGGTAAGACAGGTGCCAGCAGCCGCGGTAACACCTGCGCCACAAGTGGCAATCATAGTTATTTGGCCTAAAGCGTCCGTAGCTGGTTCATTAAATCTTTTGTGAAATTGTTTGGCTCAACCAAACAGCGCGCAAGAGAGACTGGTGAACTTGGAACCGGGAGGAGTCAGAAGTATTCTTGGAGTAGCGGTAAAACAAACTCGCTGCGTTCATAACTGTGAACGCAGTGGTTTTTACAGTGTTATAATCCCAAGAAGACTACCTGTGGCGAAGGCGTCTGACCAGAACGGATTCGACAGTGAGGGACGAAAGCTGGGGGAGCAAAACGGATTAGATACCCGTGTAGTCCCAGCCGTAAACGCTGCGAGCTAGATGGTGCATATTCTTCGAGAATGTGCAGTGTCGAAGCGAAGGCATTAAG from Candidatus Nanoarchaeia archaeon harbors:
- the prf1 gene encoding peptide chain release factor aRF-1, translating into MSINEAQRHHLKRFIKELEKHRGRHTELVSVYIPAGYDMNKIINHLGQEQGTAVNIKSASTKKNVIDALERMIQHLRLFKRTPEHGLAVFSGNVAEREGQSDVKVWSIEPPVPLQTRIYRCDKEFVVSILAEMMESKEVYGLVVIDRRDAAIAFLKGKTIQPMVKTHSEVPGKFRAGGQSAARFARQREGAIRDHFKKVADYMKEQFLNAPHLKGILVGGPGPTKYDFVDSGTITDQVKQKIIAIKDLSYTEDFGLQELVDKSQDVLSQEGIAEEKAIMNKLFEMLAKHPNAVAYGFTEVMKRLEMGAVAIVLVSEAMEDEKIEKIEEEAKRYSSEVKIISVETREGVQLKDIGKIAAILRYEIQQ
- a CDS encoding SprT-like domain-containing protein, with product MDIVEEAFHGLYPGRPYTYASSVKYSWQLKDYNSNIRFSGSNLAFHLNKKWRKVDKEIRLGLIQSLLSQIFKTRRRTIEMEYYSSFIKHLHLAVPKTNVDERLAEVFGQLNEQYFNGMLEMPNLAMGNSTTSKLGSYEYARDLITISSILADHPKLLEYVLFHEMLHKKYKFSSKGERTIHHPPEFLAEEKRFPNAQQLEQELSRVARKAKGWSWLIGART
- a CDS encoding histone — protein: MVAKHLPLAAMEKILKKGGAERVGETAKAALRDILEERAEATARLAVRLASHAGRKTVKPEDIALAAKDPSGKG
- a CDS encoding translation initiation factor IF-5A translates to MEGTKFTSIGSLKIGNYIVIEGVACKVVDIQISRPGKHGHAKVRLTGTGLIDEKKRVIVAPGHDNIEVPIVDKRSAQVLSIVGEKANVMDSETYETFDLAIPSELQGKLAEGSSVMYWSILGQRVMKQIKGD
- a CDS encoding 50S ribosomal protein L40e, with the protein product MVKFPEAQARLFRNKFICKICKTAVRAENRFVLAGKIKCRKCQARKLRPVRKK
- a CDS encoding site-2 protease family protein, with product MNSELVATGILFFLLLGLLYWKRKFITIEKIFFPVLYFAMLRTGLGLKLMDRLARRMPRFWKAVGILGIIVGFLGMVLIVVELAINFIQILVTPEAAPGVGLVLPFRLHGAIFVPPLYWILSIFFLAVIHEFSHGVLARVYGIPLKSSGFAAVCFFIPIIPAAFVEPDEQELGKRPAWQQLSVFAAGPLANIVAAFLLLFLLGQVAQPIVQAMNSQDGIEITGFDEGGGSSPAKEAGLEAGDIIIQAGEREIKDYDDLIGVFNATQPGDRMQVSTAAGKSVEITLGSHPTNEGRPYLGIFLDQHTSIKKEYEPLRGVNGGLIWAAGNPYKLSFYSQTGLLGWMWILNLGIGLFNLAPLGPIDGGRMLKVGLETMFRKEIAASIWKWTGITVLGIILFSLTTAFF
- a CDS encoding ATP-binding protein, whose amino-acid sequence is MVYDIILGRDEAQKQKFGKEGTILLGKHYVKMGQTTSLSNPIYMDVSQSHAVFICGKRGSGKSYTMGVIAEGMAHLPEQIANRLAIVILDTMGIYWTMKYPNKQEEELLEEWGIKGKPLSPLIFAPVGYFSQFKEKGIPVDYPFSLQPSQLSAFDWCHAFGIDINSPLGVLIERVIGKLQDEGKNYSLLDIRAELSVEGKVEQAVRDAADNRFQVAEHWGLFSEEGIKIDRIVKGGQISILDVSAYAVVPGAENIRALVVGLLTQKLFIDRMVSRKAEEYQAIRKSREAIFEGEDEASTEPLVWIIIDEAHEFLPNKGKTAASDSLITILREGRQPGISLVLASQQPGKIHTDVMTQSDIVISHRITANVDIQALGMLMQSYMREGLDTQFNYLPRVVGSAIAFDDVNERMYPMRIRPRVSWHGGGAPTALREEKKNVFEF
- a CDS encoding peptidylprolyl isomerase codes for the protein MPAHDEDIEEHYDWEDDLDLIGGEISHSEKESHSEKKQKKSKETEKKVKREEPRPKKEEPKEVKKESQEDSGDLFSDSVSDSEFLDKEPRKSSFGLWVAGIIIFLIFGGATWYVLAPEQIAAKNAGVINGVPVTEDQLATQYEIFFLFSGLPEGYRDTMGKEEYLDQILTNEVLLISAAEAQGIEIMDSELQQEYQNFLKGNGLTERVLEQQLAEKKLELGDIKQFIRNRMLMAGFLDKNVFSGVTAAEEELTQYFQQNVPAKQERVKASHILVTTKEEAEQVVRKLKAGEDFAELARNLSIDPSAKANNGSLGYFGKGVMVQEFESAAFSLDVGEISDPVQTQFGFHIIKVEDRKDEITLDDVRSEVEANVVRGKQEQALQGFLEQMRERADIKIEEESKDGSSASDQKSGQKSEFTPTGQAACTEDGKPVIRMFSASRDPQSWSREAFNSLAIQYPDAVVYSWELDTGDNLVTPEEEHSVPQSEVDLFIKYSPKSQVPAFVFSCQYVRIGNAFSERSEQAELQEFKMMMERVL
- the dnaG gene encoding DNA primase DnaG, with amino-acid sequence MGKISPLSAKYIINTSIDIEGVVDKPDVIGAVFGQTEGLLGPELELRELQRSGRIGRIEVDVDTRNGKTGGKIIIPSSLDKAETAIVAASLEIIQRIGPCNAKVNVLNIEDVRVAKRMFVINRAKELLRTLTESVLPDSRELADEVAYSVRVMEIQEYGKDRLPAGPSIADSNECILVEGRADVVNLLKHGIKNAIAMNGTSVPQTIIDLSKEKIVTVFVDGDRGGNLILKELLEVADIDFVTRAPDGKEVEEITQKEIHKALRSRIAIEQAKMELSKELERNQQAGNRNYVRQLVRSADMSKHQEKYQDRPQHRQPASQPVSTPSETSLHPDMKKAFSTMLDDLVGTRGAYLLDDKLTILGKVPVTELVTTLKSLTSGVYAIIFDGVVDRLLTQTAERSNVKYLIGMDSKIRSEQTRLGVLTVGDLG